In Cercospora beticola chromosome 3, complete sequence, the following proteins share a genomic window:
- the MDH1 gene encoding Malate dehydrogenase, cytoplasmic, whose amino-acid sequence MFAARKVSQSVLGAAVQRRAFSATASNASKVVVLGAAGGIGQPLSLLLKLNPRVSELGLYDVRMAPGVAADVGHINTKSTVVGYEAGEAGLAAALKGANIVVIPAGVPRKPGMTRDDLFNTNASIVRDLAKAAAKNCPDAHMLIISNPVNSTVPITAEVFKKAGVYNPKKLFGVTTLDVVRASRFISQIKNNDPANENITVVGGHSGETIVPLLSQAGHNLEGAERDEYVKRVQFGGDEVVKAKDGAGSATLSMAMAGARFTESLLKAAQGEKGVVEPTYVDSPLYKDQGVNYFASKVTLGPNGVEEIHPVGKVTEHEQKLLDVCLKDLKKNIEKGEQWVKENP is encoded by the exons ATGTTCGCCGCACGCAAGGTCTCGCAGTCCGTCCTCGGCGCCGCCGTCCAGCGCCGGGCATTCTCCGCGACTGCTAGCAAT GCATCCaaggtcgtcgtcctcggagCCGCTGGTGGTATCGGCCAGCCTCTGTCTCTCCTCTTGAAGCTCAACCCACGAGTGAGCGAACTCGGACTCTACGATGTGCGCATGGCACCAGGTGTTGCCGCCGATGTTGGACACATCAACACCAAGAGCACA GTCGTTGGCTACGAGGCCGGTGAGGCCGGTCTGGCTGCTGCCCTCAAGGGCGCCAACATTGTGGTTATCCCAGCTGGTGTGCCACGCAAGCCAGGCATGACCCGTGACG ATCTGTTCAACACCAACGCATCGATCGTCCGCGACCTGGCCAAGGCCGCCGCCAAAAACTGCCCTGACGCTCACATGCTCATCATCTCGAACCCTGTCAACAGCACCGTCCCAATCACCGCCGAGGTGTTCAAGAAGGCGGGCGTCTACAACCCAAAGAAGCTCTTCGGTGTGACCACCCTCGACGTTGTCCGTGCCTCGCGCTTCATCTCCCAGATCAAGAACAACGACCCAGCCAACGAGAACATCACCGTGGTTGGAGGTCACTCCGGCGAGACCATTGTCCCACTCCTCAGCCAAGCTGGCCACAACCTCGAGGGTGCCGAGCGTGATGAGTACGTCAAGCGTGTGCAGTTCGGTGGTGACGAGGTTGTCAAGGCTAAGGATGGTGCTGGCTCTGCCACCCTCTCCATGGCCATGGCTGGTGCCCGCTTCACCGAGTCCCTCCTCAAAGCCGCTCAAGGCGAGAAGGGCGTTGTCGAGCCAACCTACGTCGACTCACCGCTTTACAAGGACCAGGGCGTGAACTACTTCGCGTCTAAGGTCACTCTTGGACCTAACGGTGTTGAGGAGATCCACCCAGTTGGCAAGGTCACCGAGCACGAGCAGAAGCTCCTCGATGTGTGCTTGAAGGACCTCAAGAAGAACATTGAGAAGGGTGAGCAGTGGGTCAAGGAGAACCCTTAG
- a CDS encoding uncharacterized protein (BUSCO:EOG09260XSR): MDQQAATLLSTLKRPSAQTDVKINQLNALKSDIKHYRVPENAQSTIFDCIKLAISQQASSTLLNTALSTLGHLVKRLKIQDNSGHAISQLAPRLLPALQERLGDLREPVRAAASQAMGDLYPFCTSDIEEIIRDEAIGGSSVRAKETGMRWVARMHKDEGMPFKSYTQSIVARLEDADGTVREAAKAVVLELFSDAPNGAKLDLKKQLKAYSVRHAIATQILAGIGAEGTASRPQTSSNPARTATPDMAASTRSLPAHKDLDEILKSEAAQPPPQETVPMDPIYLHSQRELEDIFNDMLPHMEGKETEHNWVPRDKAVLKLRRILKGNAPNEYHHAFMAGIKSVIEGILKIANSLRTTMASNGCQLIQELAKTLGPAMDPHVEILLQSFIKMSAATKHIQAENGRITAGEIFQNCTYHNQMMRHIWLAAQDKNAQVRQYSTGWLSIILKRQASYKSSFDSSGGLELAEKCIKKGLDDSNPKFKESTRATYWTFAKTWPAKAEKIMGALDPKAKAALEKDPNNPNAYLHQSVAAASTSSRPGGTASRTTLREHMEAQRKAKSGGKLPSRPNSAMADLSPVKSRATPNGSVRGPSKMSQVTNRQVSGQSNASTTEASGSAAAAKKGSSLMSGPVRRPRRPEIARPQTADPYASRRMLRPTTPATDSDAGSPDKNTGASKASAAASGTARNTGKTAGVANGSPRASPFRYSPALSRKQSQPGLDSRPSSKGSETARSFREDDRPTGMPRGITDRGQFSPGHKRPGLGETRSVDSGIPYLAEEENFTMVMPSLPNQPRAPSPLAYRSPIRAMFEEARNVGKLSPEAQRTISGSGGPMDDVDSVHQGGPVRGADEVQIYEDPFVESTTQAGAQDDRKVLGELPLNENVRETSPTQSVGSSNGPNSPPQTNGVRPPPLSSTPQDRAEVVRNRRLLSSGIERIRTKALDAHGFRRVQDLVKYKGDIWDGGKKYDELMTVLLEYLQTMDQDSKLAPQPSKLAGLKAQALSVLRALVALHPKDATAWHAKALVTVLAVRSAVDANSHVTSDIQRTADEIIKDANYENCIDAVLDFLPESSEESPRMIAMALSILRQLVTKSKSDRDADLGPERKSRLAQTTARFLNDADSEVRKVDVDLASELFDVFEPSKANFWQEFKGVDEGRLGLLTYYIAKKGNRLAGIATQ, from the coding sequence ATGGATCAGCAAGCAGCGACTCTGTTGAGTACGCTCAAGCGACCCTCGGCGCAGACCGACGTCAAGATCAACCAGCTCAACGCGCTCAAATCCGACATCAAGCACTATCGAGTGCCCGAGAACGCCCAATCCACCATTTTCGACTGCATCAAACTCGCTATTTCACAACAGGCATCCTCGACGCTGCTCAACACTGCATTATCGACCCTTGGACACTTGGTAAAGCGACTCAAAATCCAGGACAACAGCGGCCATGCCATCTCACAACTTGCGCCGAGGCTCCTCCCGGCCCTTCAGGAAAGGCTGGGTGATTTGCGCGAACCAGTGCGCGCGGCTGCGTCGCAAGCAATGGGCGACTTGTACCCCTTTTGCACGAGCGACATCGAAGAGATCATTCGGGATGAGGCCATTGGAGGGTCCAGCGTGCGCGCAAAGGAGACGGGAATGAGGTGGGTGGCTCGGATGCACAAAGACGAAGGCATGCCTTTCAAGTCCTACACACAGAGCATTGTGGCGAGGTTGGAAGACGCGGACGGGACAGTGCGAGAAGCCGCCAAAGCTGTTGTATTGGAATTATTCAGCGACGCGCCGAATGGTGCCAAGCTCGACCTGAAAAAGCAACTGAAAGCATATTCGGTGCGGCATGCTATTGCGACCCAAATTCTGGCCGGTATTGGCGCGGAGGGAACTGCGTCACGGCCACAGACATCGAGCAATCCAGCGCGAACTGCGACACCAGACATGGCTGCCTCGACGCGATCGTTGCCAGCGCACAAGGACCTAGACGAAATCCTGAAGAGCGAGGCTGCGCAGCCGCCACCGCAAGAGACCGTTCCGATGGATCCCATATATCTGCACTCTCAAAGAGAACTCGAAGATATCTTCAACGATATGCTGCCGCACATGGAAGGAAAGGAGACCGAGCACAACTGGGTGCCTCGAGACAAAGCTGTCTTGAAATTGAGGCGAATATTGAAGGGCAATGCGCCGAATGAGTATCATCATGCATTCATGGCTGGAATCAAGAGCGTGATAGAAGGTATTCTGAAGATCGCAAACTCCCTGCGCACAACCATGGCCTCAAACGGCTGTCAATTGATACAAGAGCTTGCGAAGACACTCGGCCCTGCCATGGATCCTCATGTTGAGATTCTGCTTCAGTCGTTCATCAAGATGAGCGCTGCCACAAAACACATTCAAGCGGAGAACGGCAGGATAACAGCAGGTGAGATCTTCCAGAACTGCACATACCACAACCAGATGATGCGACACATCTGGCTGGCTGCGCAGGACAAAAACGCACAAGTAAGGCAATATTCAACAGGCTGGCTCTCGATCATCCTGAAGCGACAAGCGAGCTACAAGAGCAGCTTCGACAGCTCTGGTGGTCTCGAGCTAGCGGAGAAGTGCATCAAGAAAGGGCTGGACGACTCAAACCCCAAATTCAAGGAAAGCACACGAGCCACATACTGGACTTTCGCGAAGACATGGCCAGCTAAGGCAGAGAAGATCATGGGCGCATTAGACCCGAAGGCCAAGGCCGCTCTTGAGAAAGATCCTAACAATCCTAATGCATACTTGCACCAGTCCGTGGCGGCGGCTTCAACATCATCGAGACCTGGAGGCACGGCAAGCAGAACTACCTTGCGTGAACACATGGAGGCGCAGAGGAAAGCAAAGAGTGGTGGCAAGCTGCCGTCACGGCCAAACTCGGCCATGGCTGATCTGTCGCCTGTGAAAAGCCGAGCAACCCCAAATGGCTCGGTTCGTGGACCTTCAAAAATGTCACAGGTCACGAACAGGCAAGTGTCTGGTCAATCAAATGCTTCGACAACAGAAGCGTCCGGTtccgcagcagctgcgaagaagggTAGTTCCCTCATGTCTGGTCCTGTGCGGCGGCCACGAAGACCGGAGATTGCACGCCCACAAACAGCCGACCCATATGCATCAAGACGCATGCTACGACCAACGACACCAGCAACCGACAGCGATGCTGGAAGCCCAGATAAGAATACTGGCGCGTCAAAggcatctgctgcagcttctgGCACTGCTAGGAACACTGGCAAAACAGCAGGAGTTGCTAACGGCAGCCCTCGAGCGAGCCCATTCCGATACAGTCCCGCTCTGTCAAGGAAGCAGTCACAGCCCGGACTTGACTCAAGACCTAGCAGCAAAGGCAGTGAGACCGCCCGTAGCTTCCGGGAGGACGACCGTCCGACGGGCATGCCGAGAGGCATCACTGATAGAGGGCAATTCTCCCCAGGCCACAAGCGTCCTGGGCTCGGCGAGACTAGGTCCGTGGACAGTGGCATCCCATACttggcagaagaagagaacttCACTATGGTCATGCCAAGTCTACCAAATCAGCCGCGAGCACCTTCGCCTTTGGCATACAGGAGTCCTATCAGGGCCATGTTTGAGGAAGCGCGCAATGTGGGCAAGCTCTCTCCCGAGGCACAGCGAACCATTAGTGGCTCAGGAGGGCCAATGGACGACGTGGACAGTGTTCATCAAGGCGGACCTGTTCGAGGAGCTGATGAGGTGCAAATATATGAGGACCCATTCGTTGAGAGCACGACACAAGCCGGCGCGCAGGATGACCGAAAGGTTCTAGGCGAACTTCCGTTGAACGAGAATGTCAGAGAGACGAGCCCTACACAAAGCGTTGGCTCGAGTAATGGTCCTAACAGCCCACCTCAAACCAATGGCGTACGACCCCCACCACTCAGTTCGACACCTCAGGATCGGGCAGAGGTAGTCAGAAACCGGCGACTACTAAGTTCTGGTATTGAGCGCATCAGGACCAAGGCACTGGATGCACACGGCTTCCGTCGCGTACAAGATCTCGTCAAATACAAGGGCGACATCTGGGACGGCGGCAAGAAATACGATGAGCTCATGACGGTCCTGCTCGAGTATCTACAAACCATGGACCAAGATTCCAAATTGGCACCACAGCCTTCAAAACTCGCCGGACTAAAAGCGCAAGCACTGAGCGTGCTCCGAGCTCTCGTTGCACTGCACCCCAAAGACGCGACAGCCTGGCACGCCAAAGCACTCGTCACAGTCCTTGCAGTGCGCAGCGCAGTAGACGCAAACAGCCACGTCACATCAGACATCCAACGTACCGCCGATGAAATCATCAAAGATGCCAACTACGAAAACTGCATCGATGCCgttctcgacttccttcctGAAAGCAGCGAAGAATCTCCTCGAATGATCGCCATGGCACTTTCGATTCTCCGCCAACTCGTCACAAAATCGAAGTCTGACAGGGATGCCGATCTAGGCCCAGAACGCAAGTCCCGACTCGCACAGACTACAGCTCGATTTTTGAATGACGCAGATTCGGAAGTGAGGAAAGTCGATGTCGATCTCGCGAGTGAGTTGTTCGATGTCTTTGAGCCGAGTAAGGCGAACTTCTGGCAGGAATTCAAGGGTGTTGATGAGGGTCGTTTGGGCTTGTTGACTTATTATATTGCAAAGAAGGGGAATAGGTTGGCTGGGATTGCGACGCAGTAG